Proteins from a genomic interval of Treponema succinifaciens DSM 2489:
- a CDS encoding formate/nitrite transporter family protein translates to MKNSIKSKLLNIILRSFMTGIAIGIGATAFLSCESKIAGAFLFGTGLFIILNFGFYLYTGKVGYIVEKKPSYIAEVALIWLGNFAGTFVFAFLILCTRASSIAQKAAAMCAVKSADTPLSLLVLSFFCGILMFIAADGFKTIENPVGKVLAIFLPVMAFILSGFEHSIADMFYFSLSRTWTAHSFLCLIIMTLGNAFGGMLVPLVKKGFLQNTN, encoded by the coding sequence ATGAAAAATTCAATAAAATCAAAATTGCTTAATATCATCTTGCGCTCGTTTATGACTGGAATCGCAATCGGAATCGGCGCAACAGCATTTCTTTCGTGCGAAAGCAAAATCGCAGGTGCGTTTTTATTCGGAACAGGGCTTTTTATAATCCTGAACTTCGGCTTCTATCTTTACACGGGAAAAGTCGGCTACATTGTTGAAAAAAAGCCTTCATACATCGCAGAAGTCGCATTAATCTGGCTTGGAAACTTTGCAGGAACATTTGTTTTTGCCTTCCTCATTCTTTGCACAAGAGCAAGCTCAATAGCACAAAAGGCAGCCGCAATGTGCGCGGTAAAATCAGCAGACACGCCTCTAAGCCTTCTTGTTCTGTCATTTTTCTGCGGAATTCTCATGTTCATTGCCGCGGACGGATTCAAGACAATCGAAAATCCAGTTGGAAAAGTTCTGGCGATTTTTCTTCCTGTAATGGCGTTCATTTTAAGCGGATTTGAGCACAGCATTGCCGATATGTTTTATTTTTCACTTTCCCGCACTTGGACAGCTCACAGTTTTCTTTGCCTGATTATAATGACATTAGGAAACGCATTCGGAGGAATGCTAGTTCCGCTCGTAAAGAAAGGATTTTTACAGAACACAAACTAA